A region of Hydrogenimonas thermophila DNA encodes the following proteins:
- the murG gene encoding undecaprenyldiphospho-muramoylpentapeptide beta-N-acetylglucosaminyltransferase codes for MQHCNILLTGGGTGGHLAIVRSVKDELLKRGINTYYIGSESGQDRAWFEKDDDFKDKLFLPTRGVVNQKGLDKLYSISQIFKSMLQAKEFMKAHNIDAVLSVGGFSAAPASFAAILIRIPLFIHEQNALTGRLNKILKPFSKHFFSSYGSDPVDYPVSENFFKTARVRSEVKRVIFLGGSQGAKAINDFALQLAPELQKLGIGIIHQTGKRDYERVSKEYKKLNIEADVFAFDKEIYLRIEKADLAVSRAGASTLWELTAAQIPTLFIPYPYAAGDHQYYNAAYHVGMNAGWVVRQNMLERDIFLNIIDSNIEVVSKRLGTMISQNGACKIVKTILDLVKA; via the coding sequence ATGCAACATTGTAACATTCTTTTAACTGGTGGTGGAACTGGTGGGCATTTAGCTATTGTCAGGTCTGTGAAAGATGAGCTTTTAAAGCGTGGTATAAATACATACTACATAGGCTCTGAAAGTGGACAAGACAGAGCCTGGTTTGAAAAAGATGATGATTTTAAAGATAAGCTCTTTCTTCCTACTAGAGGTGTAGTCAATCAAAAAGGGCTAGACAAACTTTACTCTATATCACAAATATTCAAATCAATGCTGCAGGCAAAAGAGTTTATGAAAGCTCACAATATTGATGCAGTTCTCAGTGTAGGCGGTTTTTCTGCTGCTCCTGCATCATTTGCTGCTATTTTGATAAGAATACCACTTTTTATACATGAACAAAATGCTCTCACAGGTCGTTTAAATAAGATTTTAAAACCTTTTTCTAAACACTTTTTCTCTTCATATGGCAGTGACCCTGTAGATTACCCTGTTAGTGAAAACTTTTTTAAAACTGCTCGTGTGCGATCTGAAGTTAAAAGAGTTATTTTTTTAGGAGGAAGTCAAGGAGCCAAGGCAATTAACGATTTTGCTTTGCAACTTGCTCCAGAACTTCAAAAACTGGGAATTGGAATTATTCATCAGACTGGCAAGCGTGATTATGAGCGTGTAAGTAAAGAGTATAAAAAATTAAATATAGAAGCAGATGTTTTTGCATTTGATAAAGAGATTTATTTACGTATTGAAAAAGCAGATCTTGCTGTAAGTCGTGCAGGAGCTAGTACATTGTGGGAACTTACCGCTGCTCAAATTCCAACTCTGTTTATTCCTTACCCTTATGCTGCAGGAGATCATCAATACTATAATGCTGCTTACCATGTTGGAATGAATGCAGGTTGGGTTGTAAGACAAAATATGTTGGAGAGAGATATTTTTTTAAATATTATTGACTCAAATATAGAAGTAGTTAGTAAGAGACTTGGAACAATGATAAGTCAAAATGGAGCTTGTAAGATTGTAAAAACTATTCTTGATTTAGTTAAAGCCTAA